The following are encoded in a window of Penicillium oxalicum strain HP7-1 chromosome II, whole genome shotgun sequence genomic DNA:
- a CDS encoding Ribosome biogenesis protein BRX1: MAAVYKTVSKKKARQQVEDMDEDSDVSMTELLEDADDTTDSEEEEEDGVEDRIAEARKQLAAGLMPKTRVLILTSRGVSHRHRHLMADLCALLPHTHKETKLDTKKKTAGYNLLLNSLADLHSCNMIFFLEARKNGQDLYLWLSRPPNGPTIKFHLNNLHTMGELGAGFAGNCLKGGRGVVVFDRSFDEQGPDMSAPGTEYRGLIREMLRGIFCVPKRGVKGMKPFVDRIIGVFGVDGKIWIRVYEIRESEAGKKKDGEETAKPTPRGADGQPEISLVEIGPRFVLTPIVILEGSFGGPVIYENKQYVSPNQVRREARLGKAGRYAQRREVQTDRVFKRADLGLSDNSSRKPDALETRKLFA, encoded by the exons ATGGCAGCAGTCTACAAAACAGtttccaaaaagaaggcGCGTCAGCAGGTggaggacatggatgagGACTCCGATGTATCCATGACTGAGCTTCTCGAGGACGCCGACGACACCACCGAcagtgaggaagaggaggaggatggagTGGAGGACCGAATTGCTGAGGCGAGAAAGCAACTTGCAGCCGGACTCATGCCTAAAACCCGAGTTCTCATTCTGACCTCGCGCGGTGTCTCACATCG TCACCGACACTTGATGGCCGACCTTTGCGCACTGCTTCCCCACACCCACAAGGAGACCAAGCTTGAcacaaagaagaagaccgcTGGCTACAACCTGTTGCTCAACTCCCTCGCCGATCTGCACTCATGCaacatgatcttcttcctcgaggCCCGCAAAAACGGCCAAGACCTTTACCTCTGGCTGTCCCGACCACCCAACGGACCCACGATTAAATTCCACCTGAACAACTTGCACACGATGGGTGAACTCGGTGCTGGTTTTGCCGGCAATTGCCTCAAGGGCGGGCGTGGTGTTGTTGTCTTCGATCGCTCATTCGATGAGCAAGGCCCGGACATGAGCGCTCCCGGCACTGAATACCGTGGTCTGATCCGGGAGATGCTGCGCGGTATCTTCTGTGTTCCCAAGCGTGGAGTCAAGGGCATGAAGCCCTTTGTGGATCGCATCATCGGTGTGTTCGGAGTAGATGGCAAGATCTGGATCCGCGTGTACGAGATTCGAGAGTCCGAGgctggaaagaagaaggacggCGAGGAGACTGCCAAGCCTACCCCCAGAGGAGCCGATGGTCAGCCCGAAATCTCCCTGGTCGAGATCGGTCCCCGCTTTGTCTTGACCCCGATTGTCATCCTGGAAGGCAGCTTCGGTGGCCCGGTTATCTACGAGAACAAGCAATACGTCAGTCCCAACCAAGTCCGCCGTGAGGCCCGCCTGGGCAAGGCCGGCCGTTACGCCCAGCGTCGTGAAGTGCAGACCGACCGCGTGTTCAAGCGCGCCGACTTGGGTCTTTCCGACAACTCATCGCGGAAGCCAGATGCgctggagacgaggaagtTGTTCGCGTGA
- a CDS encoding Ras-related protein Rab-11B, with the protein MANDEYDFLFKVVLIGDSGVGKSNLLSRFTRNEFNLDSKSTIGVEFATRSIQVDSKTIKAQIWDTAGQERYRAITSAYYRGAVGALLVYDISKHQTYDNVNRWLKELRDHADSNIVIMLVGNKSDLRHLRAVPTEEAKQFASENNLSFIETSALDASNVELAFQNILTEIYRIVSSKALEPGEASANPPVGRTIDFTPQPNEQKPGCC; encoded by the exons ATGGCCAACGACGAGTATGAT TTCCTCTTTAAAG TGGTTCTCATCGGAGACTCAGGTGTCGGTAAATCCAACCTGTTGAGCCGATTCACCCGCAACGAGTTCAACCTGGATTCTAAGTCCACCATCGGAGTGGAGTTTGCAACTCGGTCGATCCAGGTCGACTCCAAGACCATCAAGGCACAGATTTGGGACACAGCTGGCCAAGAGCGTTACCGTGCCATCACCTCAGCCTACTACCGTGGTGCAGTTGGCGCGCTTCTCGTCTACGACATCAGCAAGCACCAGACTTACGACAATGTCAACCGGTGGTTGAAGGAGCTGCGCGACCACGCTGACTCAAATATTGTCATCATGCTGGTCGGTAACAAGAGTGATTTGCGACACCTTCGTGCGGTCCCCACAGAGGAGGCCAAGCAATTTGCCA GCGAGAACAACCTTTCCTTCATCGAGACATCCGCCCTTGACGCCAGCAACGTTGAACTGGCCTTCCAGAACATTCTCACAG AAATCTACCGCATCGTTTCCAGCAAGGCTCTGGAACCTGGTGAGGCGAGCGCAAACCCACCTGTAGGTCGCACTATCGATTTTACCCCGCAGCCCAACGAGCAGAAGCCAGGCTGCTGTTAA